One part of the Pseudomonas sp. MYb118 genome encodes these proteins:
- a CDS encoding S-type pyocin domain-containing protein — MAGSKDIPKLKNPPSGDGHHVTYRLMNATELAEREARQKVYDAMLARQQAFEERRAVVASEAKAVRNGCVFAKSCKLPDAIIDYTNPSGMVPTDSLKDYGEIAWLGASEVNNAGLAELNRIGGAALAIGRLALWTPAAAAPTGALSVAGSTALVALVAVFWSPSLGDSALYSEEQLRSLKQARTRMRLHVEQQADGTLKGYGFYIGTKRDWEMVDVVQLALRDNQYVADLGDGIELIWTPAVDGSDILGIPKLEAAPQAPHIWVYPPTKQADAIIVDPVYPPDYKDFILVFPVGSGVRPVYVVVASSHKYHQAPTGLIAFPDAIAAKQKTRVKGKGTRKRWKTADGRILEWDYQHGAVEMYDKRGRHLGEFDPLTGNRTKPADSTRRIEP; from the coding sequence GTGGCTGGCAGCAAGGATATTCCCAAGCTAAAAAACCCACCGTCGGGCGACGGCCATCATGTGACCTATCGCCTGATGAATGCCACCGAGCTGGCCGAGCGTGAGGCCAGGCAAAAAGTCTACGACGCCATGCTCGCGCGCCAGCAAGCGTTCGAAGAACGCCGGGCGGTGGTGGCTAGTGAGGCGAAGGCGGTTCGCAACGGCTGCGTGTTCGCCAAGTCCTGCAAGCTGCCGGACGCCATCATCGACTACACGAACCCTTCGGGGATGGTGCCCACCGACAGCCTCAAGGATTACGGCGAAATCGCCTGGCTCGGCGCGTCCGAGGTCAACAACGCAGGCCTGGCAGAACTCAACCGCATCGGCGGTGCGGCGCTGGCGATCGGCCGACTGGCGCTGTGGACACCGGCTGCTGCAGCACCTACCGGCGCACTCAGCGTGGCCGGCTCAACCGCGCTGGTTGCGCTGGTGGCGGTGTTCTGGTCGCCCAGCCTGGGCGACAGTGCGCTCTACAGCGAAGAGCAACTGCGCAGCCTGAAACAGGCCCGCACCCGCATGCGCCTGCATGTCGAGCAGCAAGCCGACGGTACTCTCAAGGGCTATGGCTTCTACATCGGCACGAAGCGCGATTGGGAAATGGTCGATGTGGTGCAGCTGGCGTTGCGCGACAACCAGTACGTCGCGGACCTCGGAGACGGTATCGAGCTGATCTGGACCCCGGCGGTCGATGGTTCGGACATTCTCGGCATTCCCAAGCTGGAAGCGGCGCCGCAAGCACCGCACATCTGGGTGTACCCGCCGACGAAACAGGCCGATGCAATCATCGTCGATCCGGTCTACCCGCCGGATTACAAGGATTTCATTCTTGTGTTTCCGGTAGGGTCGGGGGTTCGGCCGGTTTATGTCGTGGTCGCCTCCAGCCACAAATACCATCAGGCACCAACAGGACTGATTGCTTTTCCCGATGCAATTGCGGCGAAACAAAAAACAAGAGTAAAAGGGAAAGGCACGAGAAAGCGCTGGAAAACTGCGGATGGACGAATTCTGGAATGGGACTATCAACATGGAGCGGTAGAGATGTACGACAAGCGAGGTCGGCATCTTGGTGAGTTTGACCCACTAACGGGAAACAGAACGAAACCGGCGGACTCCACAAGAAGGATTGAACCGTGA
- a CDS encoding DUF2269 family protein, which yields MTPFSLVYTLHVLSALVWVGGMFFAWMVLRPAAVKALEGPARLKLWVEVFQGFFRWVWIAVVLLPISGVGMIHLQYSGFEAAPRYVQIMMGLYLVMTALFIRIQALMLPELRTAVTAEDWPAGAAVLGRIRRLVGINLMVGLALVAIAAARLTF from the coding sequence ATGACACCTTTTAGCCTGGTTTACACCCTGCATGTCCTGTCCGCCCTGGTCTGGGTCGGCGGCATGTTCTTCGCCTGGATGGTCCTGCGCCCCGCTGCCGTAAAGGCCCTGGAAGGCCCTGCCCGGCTGAAGCTGTGGGTAGAAGTGTTTCAAGGTTTTTTCCGCTGGGTCTGGATCGCGGTCGTACTGCTGCCGATCAGCGGCGTGGGCATGATCCATCTGCAATACAGCGGTTTCGAAGCGGCGCCGCGTTATGTCCAGATCATGATGGGCCTGTACCTGGTGATGACCGCGCTGTTCATCCGCATCCAGGCACTGATGCTGCCGGAGCTGCGCACTGCGGTCACCGCCGAGGACTGGCCGGCCGGGGCTGCGGTGCTGGGGAGGATTCGCCGGTTGGTGGGGATCAATTTGATGGTCGGATTGGCGCTGGTGGCAATTGCCGCGGCCAGACTGACGTTCTAA
- the nhaA gene encoding Na+/H+ antiporter NhaA — MPLRSTFTRFFQLEAASGLLLIAAAVLALVINNSSLSWLYNGLLDTPVAVQVGALNIAKPLLLWINDGLMALFFLLIGLEVKREVLDGQLAKPSQIVLPGAAAIGGMVVPALIFWFFNRDNPAALSGWAIPTATDIAFALGVLALLGKRVPVSLKLFLMTLAIIDDLGAIIIIAIFYSGALSTLSLALAAACIIALITMNRLGVVKLGPYMIIGLILWVCVLKSGVHATLAGVTLAFCIPLRTKNAEPSPLLALEHALHPWVAYGILPLFAFANAGLSLSGVTVESFTHYVPMGIAIGLLLGKTIGVFGLTWLAVKTGMAALPQGANWGQVLGVAILCGIGFTMSLFVGSLAFVPGASEYAGMDRMGILTGSILAALIGYAVTAAASRRSAALPS, encoded by the coding sequence TTGCCTCTGCGTAGCACTTTCACGCGTTTCTTTCAGTTGGAAGCTGCCAGCGGTCTGTTATTGATCGCTGCGGCCGTCCTCGCCCTGGTCATCAACAACTCGTCGCTGTCCTGGTTGTACAACGGCTTGCTGGACACCCCCGTGGCGGTCCAGGTCGGTGCCCTGAACATCGCCAAGCCCCTGCTGCTGTGGATCAACGACGGCCTGATGGCCCTGTTTTTCCTGCTGATCGGCCTTGAGGTCAAGCGCGAGGTGCTCGACGGCCAACTGGCGAAACCGTCGCAGATCGTCCTGCCCGGTGCTGCGGCCATTGGCGGCATGGTCGTGCCGGCGCTGATCTTCTGGTTCTTCAACCGCGACAACCCCGCCGCGCTCAGCGGCTGGGCGATTCCCACGGCCACCGACATCGCCTTCGCCCTTGGCGTCCTGGCCCTGCTGGGCAAGCGTGTACCGGTGTCGTTGAAACTGTTCCTGATGACCCTGGCAATCATTGATGACCTGGGTGCGATCATCATCATTGCGATCTTCTACTCCGGCGCCCTGTCGACCCTGTCCCTGGCGTTGGCCGCCGCCTGCATCATCGCCCTGATCACGATGAACCGCCTCGGCGTAGTCAAGCTGGGGCCCTACATGATCATCGGCCTGATCCTGTGGGTGTGCGTGCTCAAGAGCGGCGTCCACGCGACGCTGGCGGGCGTGACCCTGGCCTTCTGCATCCCGCTGCGCACGAAAAACGCCGAACCTTCACCCCTGCTGGCCCTGGAGCACGCCCTCCACCCGTGGGTGGCTTACGGTATCCTGCCGCTGTTCGCCTTCGCCAATGCGGGCCTGTCCCTCAGTGGCGTGACTGTCGAGAGCTTCACCCACTACGTACCGATGGGCATCGCCATCGGCCTGCTGCTGGGCAAGACCATCGGCGTGTTCGGCCTGACCTGGCTGGCGGTCAAGACCGGCATGGCCGCCCTGCCTCAGGGCGCCAACTGGGGGCAGGTGCTGGGGGTGGCGATCCTCTGCGGCATCGGTTTCACCATGAGCCTGTTCGTCGGCTCCCTGGCCTTCGTCCCCGGCGCCAGCGAATACGCCGGCATGGACCGCATGGGCATCCTCACCGGCTCGATCCTGGCGGCCCTGATCGGTTACGCAGTGACGGCGGCGGCGAGTCGCAGGAGCGCTGCGTTGCCGTCCTGA
- a CDS encoding OmpA family protein — protein MSFNKTTLAMALCVAVTGCAQTPKNDSDGGSWWSFGSSDKVAAKEPTPAPAPVKPVAAAPAAKPESSNPWYWPFGSEEALDKKPEVKPEAKPVEVAKAEAESSGKWWWPFGGKEQSTAKAVPMPDPKVTQAWLDDYEPRLRTAIKDSNLQLERRDDVLVITAPVEGSFNPDRPAMLLPVTLGPFTRVAKVLEVDPKTAVLVLGHSDTSGAAPANQKLSQERAQAVAAIFRLSGLQRDRLMLRGMGSDAPRAANDSVEGRALNRRVEMLVTPQNTMVALLSKYNMPAPAPVKMVATQDVKPVAKPVTPAPAVKKADVPATKKAPAKKAAAKAPAKKAPAKAPAKKTAPAKAATTDKKVAATDTTKK, from the coding sequence ATGTCATTCAATAAAACCACCCTCGCAATGGCCCTGTGTGTCGCAGTCACCGGTTGTGCACAGACTCCAAAAAATGACTCCGACGGCGGCAGCTGGTGGTCGTTCGGCTCCTCCGACAAAGTCGCGGCAAAAGAACCAACGCCTGCGCCAGCTCCGGTAAAACCCGTAGCAGCGGCCCCGGCGGCCAAGCCTGAAAGTTCCAACCCGTGGTATTGGCCGTTTGGTTCCGAAGAAGCTCTGGACAAGAAACCCGAGGTCAAACCTGAAGCCAAGCCGGTCGAAGTGGCGAAGGCCGAGGCCGAGTCGAGTGGCAAGTGGTGGTGGCCGTTTGGTGGTAAAGAGCAGAGCACCGCCAAGGCCGTGCCGATGCCTGACCCGAAAGTCACCCAGGCCTGGCTCGACGATTACGAACCGCGTCTGCGCACCGCGATCAAGGACAGCAACCTGCAACTCGAACGCCGTGACGATGTGCTGGTGATCACCGCGCCGGTCGAAGGCTCGTTCAACCCCGACCGCCCGGCCATGCTGCTGCCGGTGACACTGGGCCCGTTCACTCGCGTGGCCAAGGTGCTGGAAGTCGACCCGAAGACCGCCGTGCTGGTGCTCGGTCACAGCGACACCTCGGGTGCCGCCCCGGCCAACCAGAAGCTCAGCCAGGAACGTGCCCAGGCCGTGGCAGCGATCTTCCGCCTCAGCGGCCTGCAGCGTGATCGCCTGATGTTGCGCGGCATGGGCAGCGACGCCCCGCGTGCGGCCAACGACAGTGTTGAAGGCCGTGCCCTGAACCGCCGCGTTGAAATGCTGGTGACGCCACAAAACACCATGGTTGCGCTGCTGAGCAAATACAACATGCCAGCCCCGGCCCCGGTGAAAATGGTCGCGACCCAGGACGTCAAGCCAGTGGCCAAACCCGTCACTCCGGCGCCTGCCGTGAAGAAAGCCGACGTGCCGGCTACGAAAAAAGCCCCGGCGAAGAAAGCCGCTGCCAAGGCCCCGGCCAAGAAAGCACCGGCTAAAGCGCCTGCGAAGAAGACTGCACCGGCCAAGGCGGCCACGACTGACAAGAAAGTCGCGGCCACCGACACCACCAAGAAGTGA
- the dinG gene encoding ATP-dependent DNA helicase DinG codes for MISTELKTTIQGAYSRFLEAKSLKPRYGQRLMIAEVAKVLGDIDTDDEGRRSGEPAIVAVEAGTGTGKTVAYSLAAIPTAKAAGKRLVIATATVALQEQIVYKDLPDLMRNSGLNFSFALAKGRGRYMCLSKLDMLLQEGHAQTATAQLFEEEGFKIEVDEASQKLFTSMIEKLAGNKWDGDRDSWPNALEDADWARLTTDHSQCTNRHCPNFGQCAFYKAREGMGKVDVIVTNHDMVLADLALGGGAVLPDPRDTVYVFDEGHHLPDKAIGHFAHYTRLRSTADWLETTAKNLTKLLAQHPLPGDLGKLIEQVPELAREIKTQQQFMFTACEQIADFKPGEDVEGRERPRHRFVGGVIPEHMREMGLELKKGFARLTDLFTRLTDLLKEGMDGEVNIGIASNQAEEWYPLFGSLLSRSSGNWELWTAFTVEDPEDNPPMARWLTLAESGSLFDIEVNASPILAAEMLRRNLWNVAYGALVTSATLTALGTFDRFRMRAGLPKKAVTAVVPSPFHHADAGVLRVPNLNADPRDAAAHTAAIIRDLPELVEGSRGTLVLFSSRKQMQDVFDGLDRDWRKQVFIQGNLSKQETLNKHKARVDGGDSSVLFGLASFAEGVDLPGAYCEHVIIAKIPFSVPDDPVEAALSEWIEARGGNPFMEISVPDASLKLVQACGRLLRTEEDRGTITLLDRRLVTQRYGKAILNALPPFRREIS; via the coding sequence ATGATCAGCACTGAACTCAAAACCACGATCCAGGGCGCCTACTCGCGTTTTCTCGAAGCCAAGAGCCTCAAGCCGCGTTACGGCCAACGCCTGATGATCGCCGAAGTCGCCAAGGTCCTGGGTGATATCGACACCGACGACGAAGGCCGGCGCAGTGGCGAACCGGCGATTGTCGCGGTGGAAGCCGGCACCGGTACCGGCAAGACCGTGGCCTACAGCCTGGCGGCGATCCCGACTGCCAAGGCGGCGGGCAAGCGCCTGGTGATCGCCACGGCAACGGTGGCCCTGCAGGAGCAGATCGTCTACAAGGACCTGCCGGACCTGATGCGCAACAGCGGGCTGAATTTCAGCTTTGCCCTGGCCAAGGGGCGTGGGCGCTACATGTGCCTGTCCAAGCTCGACATGCTGTTGCAGGAAGGCCACGCGCAAACCGCCACGGCGCAGCTGTTCGAAGAAGAAGGCTTCAAGATCGAGGTGGATGAGGCCAGCCAGAAGCTGTTCACCAGCATGATCGAAAAACTCGCCGGCAATAAATGGGACGGCGACCGCGACAGCTGGCCCAACGCGCTGGAAGACGCCGACTGGGCGCGCCTGACCACCGATCACAGCCAGTGCACCAACCGTCACTGCCCCAACTTCGGCCAGTGCGCCTTCTACAAGGCCCGTGAAGGCATGGGCAAGGTCGACGTGATCGTCACCAACCACGACATGGTCCTGGCCGACCTGGCATTGGGCGGCGGTGCCGTCCTGCCGGACCCGCGCGACACCGTGTATGTGTTCGACGAAGGCCACCACCTGCCGGACAAGGCCATCGGCCACTTCGCCCATTACACGCGCCTGCGTTCCACCGCCGACTGGCTGGAAACCACCGCCAAGAACCTAACCAAACTGCTGGCCCAGCACCCGTTGCCGGGTGATCTGGGCAAGCTGATCGAGCAAGTGCCGGAGCTGGCGCGGGAGATCAAGACCCAGCAGCAGTTCATGTTCACCGCCTGCGAGCAGATCGCCGATTTCAAGCCCGGCGAAGACGTCGAGGGCCGTGAGCGCCCACGCCATCGTTTCGTCGGCGGGGTGATCCCCGAACATATGCGCGAAATGGGCCTGGAACTGAAAAAGGGCTTCGCCCGCCTGACCGACCTGTTCACCAGGCTCACCGACCTGCTCAAGGAAGGTATGGACGGCGAGGTCAACATCGGCATCGCCAGCAACCAGGCCGAAGAGTGGTATCCGTTGTTCGGCAGCCTGTTGTCGCGCTCGTCGGGCAACTGGGAGCTGTGGACCGCTTTCACCGTCGAAGACCCGGAAGACAACCCGCCGATGGCCCGTTGGCTGACCCTGGCCGAAAGCGGTTCGCTGTTCGACATCGAGGTCAACGCCAGCCCGATCCTCGCGGCGGAGATGCTGCGGCGCAACCTGTGGAACGTCGCCTATGGCGCCTTGGTGACCTCGGCGACCCTGACCGCACTGGGCACCTTCGACCGTTTCCGCATGCGTGCCGGCCTGCCGAAAAAAGCCGTGACCGCCGTGGTCCCAAGCCCCTTCCACCACGCCGATGCCGGTGTGCTGCGGGTGCCGAACCTCAACGCCGATCCGCGCGACGCGGCGGCGCACACGGCGGCGATCATCCGCGATCTGCCGGAACTGGTTGAAGGTTCGCGCGGCACGCTGGTGCTGTTTTCCTCGCGCAAACAGATGCAGGACGTGTTCGACGGCCTCGACCGCGACTGGCGCAAGCAGGTGTTCATCCAGGGCAACCTGTCGAAACAGGAAACCCTGAACAAGCACAAGGCACGGGTCGACGGTGGCGACTCCAGCGTGCTGTTCGGCCTGGCGAGTTTCGCCGAAGGGGTCGACTTGCCCGGTGCCTACTGCGAGCACGTGATCATCGCCAAGATTCCGTTCTCGGTGCCCGACGATCCGGTCGAGGCGGCGTTGTCCGAGTGGATCGAGGCGCGGGGCGGCAACCCGTTCATGGAAATCTCCGTGCCCGACGCCTCGCTGAAGCTGGTCCAGGCCTGCGGGCGCCTGCTGCGTACCGAAGAGGATCGCGGCACCATCACCTTGCTCGACCGGCGCCTGGTGACCCAGCGTTACGGCAAAGCCATCCTCAATGCGTTGCCGCCCTTCCGTCGTGAAATTTCCTGA
- a CDS encoding glycine zipper 2TM domain-containing protein, protein MRKSVLLIASFSTMAMLLTGCQSSLTGDSYSRDEARRVQTVRMGTIEALRPVKIEGTKTPIGGLAGAAVGGVGGSAIGGGRGSIVAAVIGAVAGGLVGSAAEEGLTRTQGVEITVREDDGSMRAYVQQVQENEVFRVGERVRIATVDGTSRVTH, encoded by the coding sequence ATGCGTAAGTCTGTTCTGCTAATTGCTTCCTTTTCCACGATGGCGATGTTGCTCACTGGCTGCCAATCGAGCCTGACCGGTGACTCCTACTCCCGTGACGAAGCGCGTCGCGTGCAGACGGTTCGCATGGGCACCATCGAAGCCCTGCGTCCGGTGAAAATCGAAGGCACCAAAACCCCGATCGGCGGCCTCGCCGGTGCAGCGGTGGGCGGCGTCGGCGGCAGCGCCATCGGCGGCGGTCGCGGCAGCATCGTTGCCGCCGTCATCGGCGCCGTGGCCGGTGGCCTCGTCGGTTCGGCCGCTGAAGAAGGCCTGACCCGTACCCAGGGCGTCGAAATCACCGTACGCGAAGACGACGGCAGCATGCGCGCCTACGTCCAGCAGGTTCAGGAAAACGAAGTCTTCCGCGTGGGCGAGCGTGTACGCATCGCCACCGTCGACGGCACCAGCCGTGTGACGCACTAA
- the pdxH gene encoding pyridoxamine 5'-phosphate oxidase — translation MTQGLADMRRDYTRDGLTEAQAPAEPFALFHQWFADAVKTEQAPVEANAMTLATVDQDGRPHCRILLLKGLDAQGFTFFTNYESAKGQHLAANPFAAMTFFWPALERQVRIEGRVVKVTPEESDAYFQVRPLGSRLGAWASPQSRVIADRGELEALLKSTEQRFSDTQPHCPDHWGGYRLLPERIEFWQGRSSRLHDRLNYRANGADWILERLAP, via the coding sequence ATGACCCAGGGCCTGGCTGATATGCGTCGCGACTACACCCGGGACGGCCTGACCGAGGCGCAAGCCCCGGCCGAGCCGTTCGCGCTGTTCCACCAATGGTTCGCCGACGCGGTGAAAACCGAACAGGCCCCGGTGGAAGCCAACGCCATGACCCTGGCCACCGTCGACCAGGACGGTCGACCGCATTGCCGCATCCTGCTGCTCAAGGGCCTGGACGCCCAGGGCTTCACGTTTTTCACCAACTACGAGAGTGCCAAGGGCCAGCACCTGGCCGCGAACCCGTTCGCGGCCATGACGTTCTTCTGGCCAGCGCTGGAGCGTCAGGTGCGTATCGAGGGGCGGGTGGTCAAGGTGACGCCGGAAGAGTCCGATGCCTACTTCCAGGTCCGGCCGCTGGGCAGCCGCCTCGGCGCCTGGGCTTCCCCGCAGAGCCGGGTGATTGCTGATCGTGGCGAACTCGAAGCGTTGCTCAAAAGCACCGAGCAGCGTTTCAGCGACACCCAGCCCCATTGCCCCGACCACTGGGGCGGTTATCGCCTGCTGCCCGAGCGCATCGAGTTCTGGCAGGGCCGTTCGAGCCGTCTGCATGATCGTCTAAACTACCGTGCAAACGGTGCCGACTGGATTCTTGAACGTCTGGCACCTTAG
- a CDS encoding beta-agarase encodes MIRRSLPAVFAVLFTAPVWAAPAGQQTLFNFVRPADVVQVATQDASLPQSNAEQTPEGEVLRRVTFNPVAQPTLRLTPQTGAWDWSQSGMMSLRIQSAMNWAVTLYVKIQSNDGKTLVSRVDLPAGPAQTLLVPLQPSTPLSQGMKAGPPMPMTVDGQRVLLASSAGELDRSQVVSVSLSMDQPKAAQSILLERFGVQDGEAVTQAAYGGLVDAYGQSTRAKWPEKVSNDEQLKGAIAKDQQQSKNWLAERQKAALDKFGGWTQGPTFKASGFFRSEKRDGRWYLVTPEGHPFYSLGVNTVAPDVNQTYVAGREWMFESLPKADEPLASHYGEGDNRGGNGADQGRGYNAGRWYDFYGANLQRLYGNPCAPLSENKAGVAEAAKADAVQAASEKSAEPPVVPSATESGVAEAAKTAAEDASVVKAVEQKPCTAVIDQQRWASHALDRLQAWGFNTIGNWSAPVLGDADRVPYTLPLSIVGDYASISTGADWWGGMPDPFDPRFAMATERAVAIAARDHRDDPWLIGYFADNELAWAGPGDDPKSRYALAYGTLKLTTDVPAKRAFLKQLRDKYRNQAGLSKAWGIDLPAWELMEDPGFEPPLPSAEHPEIENDFKYFQKVFADTYFKTISDSLKWHAPNQLLLGGRFAVSTPEAVASCAQYCDVLSFNMYTLKPQDGYDFASLRSLDKPVLITEFNFGSADRGPFWGGVTQLAKEEDRGPAYANFLKQALSEPSIVGVHWFQYLDQPVTGRLLDGENGHFGLVGVTDVPFQGFVDSVRKANLAAVDQLGKEAQKARVEADKASHDASGGRQGEAGQGAGHAGGHSGNGH; translated from the coding sequence ATGATCCGCCGTTCGTTGCCCGCTGTTTTTGCCGTGCTCTTCACCGCCCCTGTCTGGGCGGCACCTGCCGGCCAGCAGACGCTGTTCAACTTTGTCCGCCCCGCCGACGTCGTCCAGGTGGCGACGCAGGACGCGAGCCTGCCGCAGTCGAATGCCGAGCAGACGCCGGAAGGTGAAGTGCTGCGCCGGGTGACGTTCAATCCGGTGGCGCAACCGACCCTGCGCCTGACTCCGCAAACCGGTGCCTGGGACTGGTCGCAATCGGGGATGATGAGCCTGCGGATCCAGAGCGCGATGAACTGGGCCGTGACCCTCTACGTGAAAATCCAGAGCAACGACGGCAAGACCCTGGTCAGCCGCGTTGACCTGCCAGCCGGCCCGGCGCAGACGCTGCTGGTGCCGCTGCAACCGAGCACGCCGCTGAGCCAGGGCATGAAGGCCGGCCCGCCCATGCCGATGACCGTGGACGGCCAGCGCGTATTGCTGGCCAGCAGCGCCGGGGAACTGGACCGCAGCCAGGTGGTGTCGGTGAGCCTGTCGATGGATCAGCCGAAAGCGGCGCAGAGCATCCTGCTGGAGCGCTTTGGCGTGCAGGATGGCGAGGCCGTGACCCAGGCAGCCTACGGTGGGCTGGTGGATGCCTACGGGCAATCGACCCGGGCTAAATGGCCGGAAAAGGTCAGCAACGACGAGCAACTCAAGGGCGCCATCGCCAAGGACCAGCAGCAAAGCAAAAACTGGCTGGCCGAGCGCCAGAAGGCCGCGCTGGACAAGTTCGGCGGCTGGACCCAGGGCCCGACCTTCAAGGCCAGCGGTTTCTTCCGCAGCGAAAAGCGTGACGGTCGCTGGTATCTGGTGACGCCTGAAGGGCATCCGTTCTACTCGCTGGGGGTCAATACCGTCGCCCCGGATGTCAACCAGACTTACGTGGCCGGCCGCGAGTGGATGTTCGAATCGCTGCCCAAGGCCGACGAACCCCTGGCCAGCCACTACGGCGAGGGCGACAACCGGGGTGGCAACGGCGCCGACCAGGGGCGTGGCTACAACGCCGGCCGCTGGTACGACTTCTATGGCGCCAACCTGCAACGCCTGTACGGCAACCCTTGCGCACCGCTCAGCGAGAACAAGGCCGGTGTCGCGGAGGCGGCCAAGGCCGATGCGGTGCAGGCCGCCAGCGAAAAATCCGCCGAGCCGCCGGTAGTGCCGTCCGCTACTGAATCCGGTGTGGCCGAAGCCGCCAAGACCGCTGCAGAAGATGCGAGCGTGGTCAAAGCGGTCGAGCAGAAACCCTGCACCGCAGTGATCGACCAACAACGCTGGGCCAGTCATGCCCTGGATCGCCTGCAAGCCTGGGGTTTCAACACGATCGGCAACTGGAGCGCCCCGGTGCTCGGCGACGCCGACCGCGTGCCCTACACCTTGCCGCTGTCCATCGTCGGTGACTACGCCAGCATCAGCACCGGCGCTGACTGGTGGGGCGGCATGCCCGACCCGTTCGATCCGCGGTTTGCCATGGCCACCGAGCGCGCCGTGGCCATCGCCGCCCGGGATCATCGCGACGATCCGTGGCTGATCGGCTACTTCGCCGACAACGAACTGGCCTGGGCAGGGCCTGGCGACGATCCGAAATCCCGCTATGCGCTGGCGTATGGCACCTTGAAACTGACCACCGACGTGCCGGCCAAGCGGGCATTCCTCAAGCAACTGCGCGACAAGTACCGCAACCAGGCGGGCCTGTCCAAAGCCTGGGGCATTGACCTGCCGGCGTGGGAGTTGATGGAGGACCCCGGTTTCGAACCGCCGCTGCCGAGCGCCGAGCACCCGGAAATCGAGAACGACTTCAAGTATTTCCAGAAGGTGTTTGCCGACACCTACTTCAAGACCATCTCCGACTCGCTCAAGTGGCATGCGCCGAACCAGTTGCTGCTCGGTGGCCGTTTTGCCGTCAGCACCCCGGAAGCCGTGGCGTCCTGCGCGCAGTATTGCGATGTGCTGAGCTTCAACATGTACACCTTGAAGCCTCAGGACGGCTATGACTTCGCCAGCCTGCGCAGCCTCGACAAGCCAGTACTGATTACCGAATTCAACTTCGGCTCGGCGGATCGCGGGCCGTTCTGGGGTGGCGTGACGCAACTGGCCAAGGAAGAGGATCGCGGGCCGGCCTACGCCAACTTCCTCAAACAGGCGCTGAGCGAGCCGTCGATTGTCGGCGTGCACTGGTTCCAGTACCTCGATCAACCGGTGACCGGGCGCCTGCTGGACGGCGAGAACGGGCATTTCGGCCTGGTGGGTGTTACCGATGTGCCGTTCCAGGGCTTTGTCGACAGTGTGCGCAAGGCCAACCTGGCGGCGGTCGATCAGTTGGGCAAGGAGGCGCAGAAGGCCCGGGTCGAAGCGGACAAGGCCAGCCATGATGCCTCGGGTGGCCGCCAGGGCGAGGCCGGCCAGGGAGCAGGGCATGCGGGTGGGCATTCGGGGAATGGGCATTAA
- a CDS encoding serine hydrolase domain-containing protein: MQIQGHYELRFEAVREAFAALFDDPQERGAALCIQVGGETVVDLWSGTADKDGLEAWHSDTIANLFSCTKTFTAVTALQLVAEGKLQLDAPVARYWPEFAAAGKESVTLRQLLCHQAGLPALRELLAPEALYDWQTMVDALAAETPWWTPGTAHGYAAITYGWLVGELLRRADNRGPGESIVARVAKPLGLDFHVGLADEEFYRVAHIARGKGNVGDAAAQRLLQVTMREPTALTTRAFTNPPSVLTSTNKPEWRRMQQPAANGHGNARSLAGFYAGLLDGSLLESEMLEELTREHSVGEDKTLLTRTRFGLGCMLDQPDVPNATYGLGPRAFGHPGAGGSIGFADPEHDVAFGFVTNTLGPYVLMDPRAQKLARVLATCL, from the coding sequence GTGCAGATTCAGGGTCATTACGAACTTCGGTTCGAAGCGGTGCGCGAGGCGTTTGCCGCGTTGTTCGACGATCCCCAGGAGCGTGGCGCGGCGTTGTGCATCCAGGTCGGTGGTGAAACGGTCGTCGATCTATGGTCCGGCACCGCCGACAAGGACGGTCTTGAAGCCTGGCACAGCGATACCATCGCCAACCTGTTTTCCTGCACCAAGACCTTTACCGCCGTCACCGCACTGCAACTGGTCGCCGAAGGCAAGCTGCAACTTGATGCCCCGGTGGCCCGCTACTGGCCCGAATTCGCCGCCGCCGGCAAGGAGTCGGTGACCCTGCGCCAACTGCTCTGCCATCAGGCCGGCCTGCCGGCGCTGCGTGAATTGCTGGCCCCCGAGGCGCTCTACGACTGGCAAACCATGGTCGATGCCCTGGCCGCCGAAACCCCCTGGTGGACACCGGGGACCGCCCACGGTTACGCCGCCATCACCTACGGCTGGCTGGTCGGCGAGTTGCTGCGTCGCGCCGACAACCGTGGGCCGGGGGAGTCGATCGTGGCCCGCGTCGCCAAGCCGCTGGGGCTGGACTTCCATGTCGGCCTGGCCGATGAAGAGTTCTATCGCGTGGCACACATCGCCCGGGGCAAGGGCAATGTCGGTGACGCCGCGGCCCAGCGCCTGCTGCAAGTGACCATGCGCGAGCCGACGGCCCTGACCACCCGGGCGTTCACCAACCCGCCGTCGGTCCTGACCAGCACCAACAAACCTGAATGGCGGCGCATGCAGCAGCCCGCGGCCAATGGCCACGGCAACGCCCGCAGCCTGGCCGGTTTCTACGCCGGCCTGCTCGATGGCAGCCTGCTGGAAAGCGAAATGCTCGAGGAGCTGACCCGCGAACACAGCGTCGGCGAAGACAAGACCCTGCTGACCCGGACCCGCTTCGGCCTGGGTTGCATGCTCGATCAACCCGATGTGCCCAACGCGACCTACGGCCTCGGCCCGCGGGCGTTCGGCCATCCAGGCGCGGGTGGCTCCATCGGCTTTGCCGACCCGGAGCACGATGTCGCCTTCGGCTTCGTCACCAACACACTGGGGCCTTACGTCCTGATGGATCCGCGCGCGCAGAAGCTCGCCCGGGTACTGGCCACTTGTCTGTAA